The Ziziphus jujuba cultivar Dongzao chromosome 7, ASM3175591v1 genome includes a region encoding these proteins:
- the LOC107408191 gene encoding NADH dehydrogenase [ubiquinone] 1 beta subcomplex subunit 3-B-like: MAKPLGATGEFFRRRDEWRKHPRLSNQLRHALPGFGLGVAAFGIYLVGEQVYNKLLAPSSSSSSSSHHSSHSSASH; the protein is encoded by the coding sequence ATGGCGAAGCCGCTTGGAGCGACCGGAGAGTTCTTCAGGAGGAGGGATGAGTGGAGGAAGCATCCGAGGCTTAGCAATCAGCTCCGCCACGCCCTTCCCGGTTTTGGCCTCGGAGTCGCCGCCTTCGGCATCTACCTGGTTGGCGAGCAGGTCTACAACAAACTCCTTGCTCCatcctcctcctcttcttcttcttctcaccacTCTTCCCATTCCTCTGCTTCTCACTGA
- the LOC107408190 gene encoding protein WHAT'S THIS FACTOR 1 homolog, chloroplastic codes for MALYLPCSPHRDWPIFSLNSSFLPRNASLFLGDTNKSYYSRNCIELSISISCSSIKTVRSPSLDKHIVKQNKIRFVQKLKTLLLSKPKHYIPIHILSKCRSYLSLSKPKSIISMIHRYPSIFELFSIPRAPTPLNATKSYSQLCVRLTPAAAALASEELNYKLLISDSLATKLQKLLMLSSHRRLLLSKLVHLAPDLGLPPNFRSRLCNDHSDKFKTVNTSYGRALELVSWKPDLAMPLLSPEVQSSGLIVDRPLKFKQLRLRKGLNLKRAHRDFLIKFREMPDVCPYKTSVTEFAKESIEAEKRACAVVREVLGMTVERRTLIDHLTHFRKEFGLPNKLRAMIVRHPELFYVSLKGLRDSVFLVEGFDEKGMLLEKDRSLEMREKLMELVREGKRMRRERKKAWINNTDIGECNDEKDDDYEADGYNDDYDDGLENLFESEYSDLEDDDDEESSVLLSYRDNAEFWAADAASFSNILDGGPMEPW; via the coding sequence ATGGCATTGTATTTGCCTTGCTCACCTCATAGAGATTGGCCTATCTTTTCCCTAAATTCTAGCTTTCTCCCTAGGAATGCTTCCTTGTTTCTTGGTGATACTAACAAAAGTTATTACAGTAGGAACTGCATAGAACTTTCTATTTCAATTTCTTGTTCATCTATCAAAACTGTCCGTAGCCCTTCTCTAGACAAGCATATTGTGAAGCAAAATAAGATAAGATTTGTTCAAAAGCTGAAAACCCTGCTCCTCTCTAAACCAAAACACTATATTCCTATACATATCCTTTCCAAATGTCGATCTTACCTTTCCCTTTCAAAGCCTAAGTCTATCATCTCAATGATTCATCGTTACCCTTCAATATTCGAGCTTTTCTCAATTCCAAGAGCACCCACACCATTGAATGCTACAAAGTCATATTCCCAACTCTGTGTCCGTCTAACCCCAGCTGCAGCTGCTCTTGCTTCTGAGGAATTAAATTACAAATTGCTCATCTCTGATAGCCTGGCCACCAAACTCCAGAAACTGCTTATGCTCTCTTCTCACCGACGGCTACTTTTGTCGAAACTGGTACACCTTGCTCCTGATCTTGGTCTTCCACCCAATTTTCGTTCTCGCCTCTGCAATGATCACTCAGATAAATTTAAGACTGTTAACACCTCCTATGGCCGTGCACTTGAACTTGTCTCGTGGAAACCAGACTTGGCAATGCCTTTACTCTCCCCGGAAGTTCAATCAAGTGGGCTGATAGTAGACAGGCCTTTGAAGTTCAAGCAACTAAGACTACGAAAGGGATTGAATTTGAAGAGAGCTCATCGCGATTTCCTGATCAAGTTTAGAGAAATGCCTGATGTTTGCCCTTATAAAACTTCTGTTACGGAGTTTGCTAAAGAATCCATTGAGGCAGAGAAGAGAGCTTGTGCAGTGGTGAGAGAGGTACTTGGAATGACGGTTGAAAGGAGGACTTTGATAGACCACTTGACTCATTTTAGGAAGGAGTTTGGGCTGCCCAATAAGTTGAGGGCTATGATTGTAAGGCACCCAGAGTTATTCTACGTGAGCTTGAAAGGGCTGAGGGATTCTGTGTTCTTGGTTGAGGGGTTTGATGAGAAAGGTATGTTGTTGGAGAAGGATAGAAGTTTGGAGATGAGGGAAAAGTTGATGGAGTTGGTTAGGGAAGGGAAGAGAATGAGAAGAGAAAGGAAGAAAGCTTGGATTAACAATACAGATATTGGTGAGTGTAATGATGAAAAAGATGATGATTATGAGGCTGATGGCTATAACGATGATTATGATGACGGTTTGGAGAATTTATTTGAATCTGAATATTCAGACTTAGAGGATGATGACGACGAAGAGAGCAGTGTGCTCTTGTCTTACAGGGATAATGCAGAGTTTTGGGCTGCAGATGCAGCTTCTTTTTCCAATATTTTGGATGGAGGTCCAATGGAACCTTGGTAG